In Capsicum annuum cultivar UCD-10X-F1 chromosome 11, UCD10Xv1.1, whole genome shotgun sequence, one genomic interval encodes:
- the LOC124888850 gene encoding uncharacterized protein LOC124888850, which produces MEKVKVIQDRPKTARIRQKSYAGMRRRELEFDVVGNVAYELELTMSLGSIHPLFHVSMLMKCVGDPSLVVSIKNVGVSDFLSYEEVPIEILDRQVRRLRTKDVSLVKVLLRNHKVEEATWEAKEDIKAKYPFLFHVADEEA; this is translated from the exons atggagaaagtaaaggtgattcaggataggcctAAGACTGCCCGAattcgccaaaagtcctatgcaggcATGAGGAGAAGAGAATTGGAGTTTGAtgtgg TgggaaatgttgcttatgagttagaattgacTATGAGTTTAGGTTCTATTCACCCTCTGTTTCACGTTTCCATGTTGATGAAATGCgtaggtgatccttccttagtGGTGTCTATTAAGAATGTTGGTGTCTCAGATTtcttatcttatgaagaggttccaaTAGAGATCTTAGATAGACAAGTTCGTAGGTTGCGGACTAAAGATGTATCGTTGGTAAAGGTCCTTTTGAGGAATCATAAAgtagaagaagccacttgggaggcGAAAGAGGATATTAAGGCTAAGTATCCATTTCTATTTCATGTGGCGGATGAAGAAGCTTGA